Sequence from the Paenibacillus riograndensis SBR5 genome:
AAGGATGCGGCTGCGGAGTTGAGCAGCTGCTGGTTCGGAGGCAGCGCCGTTACGGTGACCAGAAAAGAAACAGGAACGCTGTCTCCCGGCGCGAGCGGCCCCACAGGAATGCCGGCCGCCGGGCTGTACCCCGGCAGCGGAGTGCCGCCGATGCTGACGCTGTTGGTTTCGAACACAGCCTGCGGCGGCAGAGCATCGGTCAGATTCAGAACGGCAGCGATGTTGCCTGTGTTGCTGACCAGAATGGTGAAGGACAGAGAGCTGCCGACAGAGGCTTGTGCGGCATTGGCGCTTTTGACCAGATTAATAACAGGAATGTATACAGAGGTGCTCACCGTATTCGACAGAGCGGTTCCACTGAATGCGCCTGCCGTAAAAGAAGCGCTGGCCTTGTTGGTAAAGACGGCCGGATTGGGCAAAAGGGCTGCATTGACCTGAAAGGCCACGGTGGATGTTGCACCCGCCGCGATTGTTCCAAGCGAAATCCCTGCTCCCGGATTGGCGGAAGGCAGGGAGGCTCCGTTCACGGTGACGGACCCCGCTACGAACGAAGCGCCCGCCGGAACAGGGTCGGACAAAATGACGTTATTTACGGAAACGCCGCTGGGATTGGATACTGCCACAGTGTAGGTCAGGTTCTCCCCGACAGCCATACTTGCCAGACTGGCGTTCTTGAGCAGGGTGATGCCCGGTGCAGACACCGGCAGGCTGACCGTATTGGACAGGCTTGCTCCTGAAAGGGAACGTCCGCTCGGCAATTGATAGGTATAGCTGCTGCTGCCCTGATTGTTCAGAACAGGGGGAGAAGGCAGGGACTGCACAGCCGTTAAAAAAGTAACGGTAACAGCGGCTCCGGCGGCCACCGCACCAAGGGCAATCCCTCCTGTTGGCGAATCGGAGGGACGGGCAACCCCGTTCACGGTGACGCTGCCCGCTACGAAGGCGGAGCCTGCCGGGATGTTGTCACTCAGGACAACGGCGGCGGCCAGATTGCCTGTATTCTGCACCCGCAGCGTATACAGCACGTTGCCGCCTACAGTTGCGCTGGCGGTGCTGGCGCTTTTGACAATAGTGATAACCGGCTGATAGACAGGGGTTACCGTTGTATTGGACTGCGAAATGCCCGTGAACACACCGGAGCTGTAGGAGGCCGATGAACGGTTGGACAGCTGGGCGGGCGAGGGTACTGAGGTTACATTTACCTGAAAGGTAACTGTGACACTGGTACCCGCGGCAACGGTCCCCACAGTGATTCCAGTCGCAGGATCGGCGGACGGACGGGCTGCGCCTGCAACACTGACACTCTCCGGCACAAAGCTGCTCCCGGCGGGAACGGGATCGGACAGAACGACATTGGTGACGGGAGCAATGCCGTTATTGCTGATGACTGAGGTATACAACAGAATGTCCCCTACGGCAGCATCGGTGAACCCCGCGCTTTTTACAACAGCTACATTCGGCAGTGCCACCGGTATGGTCAATGTGTTGGAAGCGGCTGTACCGGCTAAAGTGCGGCCGTCCGGCACCAGGAAAGTGTATGCGGCAGTGGCCTGATCTACAAGCTGCGGAGGTGAAGGCAGGCTGTTCACTTGTACCTGGAACTGAACCGTGGTGCTTCCTCCCGCGGGCACAGTCCCGATAGAGATGCCAGTGGAAGGATTGCCGGCTGTAGGCGTGCCGTTTACGGTGAAGCTGCCCGGAACATATGAGCTTCCGGCAGGAATATTGTCGGTGATCACAGTAGCGGCTCCAATGTTGCCTGTATTGGTAATTTGCAGTGTATAAGTGATTTGATCGCCTACTGTAGCATTGGCCGTGCTGGCGCTTTTGACGATGCCCAGAACAGGGGAATATACCGGCAGCGTGTCTGTGTTGGATGGAATAACACCGGTCACAATGGGTCCGCCCGCCACGCTCTGGAACGTAAATGCGACATTGGCTGTATTCGCTACAGTCTGCGGAGCCGGCAATGAAGTGACTGTGGCTTGATATGTAACTGTTGCAGAGGTGCCGAGCGTCAAAGTCCCCAAAGGAACGCCTGCCGTAATATCATACGAAGGCCGGTATACACCGGCTACTACAACACTTCTGTTCACAAAAGTTAACCCTGCCGGCAAGGTGTCCGACAATACGGCGCTGGTCGCGCTGGCCGTGCCTGTATTGCTGACTGTTACGGTATAGGTCACGGTATCACCGACGACCGTCCCGGCCACATTAGAGCCCTTGGTCAAGGAGATCTTAGGGGCGTTGATATCAATTTGCAGCGCATTTCCGTTGACCACATAAGCATCGCCGGAGGTCGTTAAGGTCAGCAGTGCGGAAGACTGGTTGTTCACAAGTCTCGCCGAGACATCCACATTGGTAATATCCCAGCCCTGCCGTCCGCCGATGATATTGGTTCCGGGACTGCCATTGGTCTGGTTGCGGGTTCCGAAGGTGCCGGTGGTATTGAGCGCGCCGGTATCATTGTTGATCTGGGAAGCAAAAAAGTTATTGGCAAAGTTGTTGGGACCGGACAACGCAACCTGGGTATTCGATGTCGGACCGAACAGCGCCTGATCTCCTGAACGGTTGGCGTCACCTTCCTGTGCGCTGAACAGAATGCGGCCGCCCAGCGCTCCAGATACCGGGGTAGCAAAGCCTGTAATGGTTGTGGCTACAGGCGCTGAACTGGCTTGCACCAGCACGGCACCTGCCCGAAGTGACATATTGCGGAAGGGAAGAGACGGGTTCTGGTAGATAACGCCCAGCGTCCAGCCTGCATGATTGGCTGTGGAATCGCCGGTAATAACAATAGTGCCGACCACACCGCCCGTCGTGTACGTCCCGGCTCCCCCGGCTTGAATAATGCTGGTTACATTCGCTGAGCGGACGTAGGCTAACGCGCCGTTTCCCAGATCGACTGAATTGCTGGTAGCTGAATCCGGCGACACACTTGAAGTAGTTCCGGCCGGGGTTGTGAAGGAGACCGGATTGTTGATGGCTGAACTCAGATTGACAGAACCGTTGATATAGGAGCCGCCCCAGATCAGCTCGGCATACAGCACTGTACTTCCTGAGGGGATTGTCAGTATCGCCGAAGAGCTGTTGTTCTGGTACAGGCTTGTCGTTCCCGCCGGATAGGTTCCGAATACGGAGGCTGTATTTACTGTAGCGAATGCTCCGATACTGTCCTGTGTTCCGGGAACGCCCGTTGTGTCTGAGCGGCTCAGTCCCAGCGTATTGCCTGTGAACGTGATAGCTCCCGTGGCGTTAATAGTAGCCCGAACGACTAGAGGAATAATTTTCACCTCCTTATGAAGGAATGCGTTCATGGGTGAGAACGAAAAAAAGCAAACCGGCTTCTTTTCTGACGTCGGTATGCTCTATTTCTACTTATAATAGGCTATGCCTGACTTGGCTGAAAATTGTTTGTCCATGGATAGCCCGGCATTTTATATTTATACTTGTCTGTTTTGTGTGTGTCTTCTCCGTTTCAGAAGCGCTTGCGGTTCGGGATAGGTTTTCCTGCTCATGTCTGCAAGCTCTTCAAGGGTGACGGGCTTCTTGACCACAACGAAATGGTACATGATTTCATGAACGACGTTGGACTGCAGCGTCTTCAGAATCTCCAGCTCCTCAGCTTCATAAAGCGTGTCGTCAAAAGGGTACTGGTAGAACAGCTCCATCCGCAGCAGCCTGTAATCAAAGGGAGGCACAGGCGCCGGATAATCGGGGATTTCCGGTGAAACCGCCCCAGCGGCAGGCTGAAAAAAGCTTCCTGTAAAATAACGGGGTGTGTATTCGTCGAATTTCTGCTTGAACAGAGGATTGGACAGATGAGGGAAGCTGTGGGCGTAAGGCGCCAGAATACAGATAACGGCTTTATGGATGCTAATCCGGTAAATTTCCGCCATTACCGCAAATAAATTGTTCACATACGGCAATACGCGGCTGGCCATAACAAATTCGGCAGTGTTGTCCGGCAGTGGAATTCCTTCATTTATGTCGCAGATGATATCTACTCCGGGCCAAGCGGTGCGGTCGATTCCAAGATAACCGGTTTCTTTGCCGGAACCGCAGCCGATATCGATTTTCAAGGAAATCACTCCTTCAGGGGATGGCTCAAAAATAAGGCTCTGCACCATTGTATTAATTTCACCGCCTCTTGTCTCCGGCGTACGCCTATCCAAGCCGTAAACGTAGAGTAAGTTTATGCAACCCTGGAGAAGGGTTAAACGTTTATAAGAGTAAGCCAAGCCAGACGGCAACTTTACCGCTTCAACAAAGAGGAGGCAGTCAACATGAAATCACAACGCAAATTACCTGTTCTGGCAGCCATCGCTGTATTGATGCTGGCTATAACTGCTTGCGGCGGCAATACACCAGCCGAGGCTCCGGGAGAGCCGTCACCTACGGCTTCGCCCTCTCCTGCAGAGAGTGCGGCTTCGCCGTCACCAAGCCCTGCAGCCCAGCCGAGTTCCTCCCCTGCGGAGGAATCGCAAGTGATTCAGGGGACAGGTATCTATGTCGGCCAGATTGATAATCATTCCGTAGAGATCAAGACTGAAGAAGGGGCGACATCATTTGAGCTGGGCACAGGATTGGAAGAGGCTCCGGAAGCTCTAAGTATGGATGACCCGGTTGTTTTTGAATATGTCGAACGGAGTGTGGAGGGAGATTCCTCCGTCCTGCAGCGGGTGCTTTCGAAGCTGGAGAAGTCCGCGGACAGCGGCAGTGCAGCTCCTTCCCAGGCAGCGCTCCCCAAGTCAAAATCATTCAGTCTGACACTGGAAGGCATGAAGGAAGAAAAGACGGCTGCACTCGCTGCCGGGAACGGCTATTCGCTGTATGTATTTGATATCTTCACTTTTGATGCGAAGACTGGCAGACTGGCCATGAAAGTTGATCCGGAGTATTACGCTGAGATCACCAAGCTGCCTTCAGACTTCGATCTTGATTCTCTCAAGCAAGAGGGCGAAAAGGAACTGTCCTCTACAGGGAAAGTGACCGCACTCGATCAAAAAGAACGTGACCGGCGGATGTCCGGTATCCGGCTCTATCTTACAGCCATGGGGAACGGGCTGACCCGCGAGTATGCGGTGAAGGAGATTGCAGGACAGGGGTATGTGATCAGGCTGAACATTCCGCAGCGTGAAGCCTCGGAAGGCTTCGGGCCGCATGTCTACACTTCGCTGGACAGTCTGGTCAGCCAGTAGCCGGTGGGCCAGCTAAAAAGTGCAGCATAAAAGTACCACTAATCCGGCTGAAATCGTCCATCAAATTTCCGTGAAAACCGTGAAAACCTTTTGTAGCCAGGACTTCAGCTCATATACCAAAAGAATATACGCACAGCAAAGGACCGATCCGGAGAGCTGCCGGGCCGGTCCTTTGTGCAAATATTTATATGTTTCGCGCCCCAAATCGTCCTTGTATTTCTCGCTGAAACGGGACCTGAAAGCGATACTCTGTATCGCTGCTTCGGAAGCATAGGCTCCTAATAAGGACGGCGTAGCCGTTTCTACTTGGGAATAAAGCAACTGGTGAATTTGGCAAGTAAGAAACCAATCTATTGCACTTTCTACAGCAGATTGCTCCTAAATAAGCGTAAAATCAAAATCTATTGTAATCTGTGCAGCAGATTTCAGCCAAGTGGGCCTTAGGACCTCAATTCTTGGAAATCAATTGCATGAAATACACTAGATCGACTTTTACCCGAGCTGGCGGAGCAATCTGTTGCACTAAATGCAATCAGACTGCCCGGAAACAACGGCAGAAATACCGTTGTAGAAGAGCCAGCGGCCGGGTTGCCCAGAAACAACAGCAGAAATGCCGTTGTAGAAGAGCCGCCGGCCGGTTGGTGCTGGCTGCAGGTTAAGCCTTAAACGGAGCCGGCATTCACGAGTACGGTGGAGATGATCAGCATGAACAGCAGCAGAAAAACCGCATTAATGATAGTGCCGATGATCCCAAACACTTTGCGGCGCTTGCGGAGAGTAAGCCCGATAATGCCGAGCACCCCGCCGATGACATTGAATGCTGCCAGGATGAGCACAGATATTCCGAGATAGAAGATAGCCTCTGCGCTATCAGCAATAAAGGAGTCGCTTCCGTTTACAAGGGAAGAGGACCGGACACCTACAACTACAAAGGCGATAATGTAGCCTATAAGGGTAATCAAGGCGATGATGAACGAGGCAATTCCGGGTCCGGAATGTTTGAAGTCCCGTTTGTTCTCTTCATACATTGCATGCTGCTGCGGCGGTAATCCCGTCTCCGGGACCGTACTCTGCGGCCGTGGTGAGGAAGGATCTGTGTGTGGCGTAGAATAATCGTCCATGGGTGCACTCCTTATGTCTTAAATGGGTTAATGACTGATAGTATCCACTTTTCCATAAGATGGCGGCAAAAGCAAGTCTTGTTTGTAAAATGCACAGCAGCGGCTGCTGGAAATAAACGCCCGGGTTACGGTAAGATAGGGGGAAGTCCAATCTTAAGGAGCTGTGTATCCATGCAACGAAGATTTATGGCCTGGGGAGCCTTGCTTGCCATGCTGTCCGTCGGGATAGGCGCGTTCGGAGCGCATCTGCTCAAACCGGTAATCAGCGAGGATTACCTTAAGGTGTACGAGACAGGTGTACATTACCACATGATTCATGCACTGGGGCTGATCCTTATCGGGCTGGCTGCGGGTCAATGGGGAGAGCGTTCACGCCTGCGCTGGGCAGGGAGGCTGCTGATTCTGGGAATTATTTTGTTCTCCGGCAGCCTGTATGCCTTGAGCATTACCGGTATCAAGGTGCTTGGAGCGATTACTCCCCTTGGAGGGGTATGTTTTCTGGCCGGGTGGCTTTGCCTGGCCTGGGAAGCTTTGTCCCGGAACAAGTGAATGGTGTAGAGCCGCAAGATCCATACAAACCAGCAAGCACCTGCCTGGGCAATCCGGGCAGGTGCTTGCTGGCGCGGGACCACAGCAAAAACGTACTACGAAAATTCGTCGATCTCATTGAGCTTGAACGTGTACACTTGCTTTTCATCGACATGGTATACGCTGATTGAATTGGCCGCTTCATCAAAATTGAGAATACGGCAGGGCATGGAAACCTGTTTGCCGTGACGGTTGGCGCGCAGCCGGACCAATTGGTTGTTCTGAATGTATAATCTGATTTTTCCATATGCATCTGCAGGGGTCTCTCCTGGCGCGTCAGCAGGAATACTGCCGGATACGGGCTTGCCGGCTTGCTTGTCCGTTGGCTTCACTGGCAATTTCACAGGGACTTGAACGGCTGCTGCAGATTCATGTTTCAGGGCAAGCTTCGCCGAACGCAGCAGATGGTCAATCGTTCTTCCAAGCTCAAGACCCGAGTTAATGTTGAAATCTGTGATTTTGTCGTTGCTGTTCAATATTTCAAGTAAATATTGCAGTGCAAGCGGGTTAGTACGGGCGTTAATCAGGATGTCGACATTGAACAGATAATTGCCATCCGTATGTTGTAGTTTCTTGTCCATAAATCCCCCAGCTTTGTCAGTAGACACAATTAGAAATTCAATTTTTAAAGTATATAAACTATACCACTAATTAAACAATAAGCATATACCTCCTTCTCGAAAAAACAAGGACTATTGACCCCCTGCGTGTTGCAGGAGAAATAGGTCTAACGCCCACACGCTGCCCGGAAAAACAACATACACATACATCGTGATGAGGATAAAGTAGAAGGAGGTAGTGCAAGTGGTTACAATGGAGCCTGTTAACGTAGGCGGGCATATATTGGTTGGTGTTGAAGTGAAGCTTCCGAAGACTACGCTGCTGTCCATCAGCACGGGCAAAGGATATATCATGTGCGGAGCGCTCGATGTAGGCCTTCTTAACGAAACGCTAAGCGACCGGGGGATCATTGCAGCCCGGGCCGTTGGCGTGAGAACATTGCCGCAGCTTTTGGCTGCTCCGCTGGAGTCTGTAACGATAGAGGCTGAGAAGCTGGGGATTGTACCCGGAATGACCGGTGCAGATGCCCTGCTCCACATGCTGTAAGGCATTAAGCGGGGCCTGCGGGCCCCTTTTTTTGAAAGAATTTATATGTGCGGACTGAAGCGGACCGAGGAGCCCTTATTTTGCCAAAAATCTTACTTTTTCAGCAGTTACGGACTCAGGAGCCGTTATAACGTTCGATAGAGCCTGGACTGAAGGGGAAAGGGACAAATAAAGGCATTTCAGTCCGTTAGTCCTGCGGAATAGCCGAATCTTCTCTCAATAAGGGCTCTCCTGTCCGTAACGGTTGCGGATCGATCGCAAAGGAATAGGGTGATCCGTCTTTAGCGGCTTCTTCGCAGGTGCTAGTTGGAAAAAGGGAACTTATTTTTCCGAAAGTTAAGAAATCCTGAGAGTGAAGTGGAAAAAGTAAACTTAATTGGGTCACATTTCTGCTCCAATGGCGAAAGGGGCTGAATTAGTGTCCCTTTTTCCACTTCATCTACCCGAGGGTAGGGTACTCCGGCAAATTAGTGTCCCTTTTTCCACTTAAAAAGTTGCGGTAGGGTTCATGGGGAGTCGTTCTCCAGGTAACGTTAGAACCAAGACGGCTGCGCTGTCCCGTGGAGGACGGCACAGCCGTTTTGGTTCCTGTGCCTCGTGAGCCAAGCAGAGACGGTTTTATGCGGAACGGGGATAAGGGAAGCGGGCTTGGCTCATCCTATAAATAGCTTTCGATTTATGGGGACATCAGGGATTCCAGCCGGTGGCACCCG
This genomic interval carries:
- a CDS encoding class I SAM-dependent methyltransferase → MKIDIGCGSGKETGYLGIDRTAWPGVDIICDINEGIPLPDNTAEFVMASRVLPYVNNLFAVMAEIYRISIHKAVICILAPYAHSFPHLSNPLFKQKFDEYTPRYFTGSFFQPAAGAVSPEIPDYPAPVPPFDYRLLRMELFYQYPFDDTLYEAEELEILKTLQSNVVHEIMYHFVVVKKPVTLEELADMSRKTYPEPQALLKRRRHTQNRQV
- a CDS encoding DUF423 domain-containing protein: MQRRFMAWGALLAMLSVGIGAFGAHLLKPVISEDYLKVYETGVHYHMIHALGLILIGLAAGQWGERSRLRWAGRLLILGIILFSGSLYALSITGIKVLGAITPLGGVCFLAGWLCLAWEALSRNK
- a CDS encoding YunC family protein, which encodes MVTMEPVNVGGHILVGVEVKLPKTTLLSISTGKGYIMCGALDVGLLNETLSDRGIIAARAVGVRTLPQLLAAPLESVTIEAEKLGIVPGMTGADALLHML